Proteins from a genomic interval of Elusimicrobiota bacterium:
- the rcsC_2 gene encoding Sensor histidine kinase RcsC, with protein sequence MANIPAKNLGSVHLIEDDPELVEIVTQALTQAGYTLTTSSSSEQAFTAIFKSPPDVVILDINLPDLDGFHIARELKRNLMFRDVPLIVLSNRIDFLDKMRSLDIIMDEYLVKPIDVNDLLLRTQLVKERAQAHLDANPLTRLPGNTAIVKSLQMRIGSGKPYAVGYVDLNNFKAFNDKYGFSNGDEVLRYTAKTIVNVVEKLSPNLNFIGHVGGDDFVFICAYENASEICQKMTDEFDKGAKNFYSEEDRKNGYVVVEDRRGVVSQIPLVSMSIGLASDEGGKFSNLGQINHSLTQLKKYAKSFHGSAYVRDRRTANAPLAEFTWGPGSAAGSPKVLEQITSAISGFLPGQLTEIIKTGTISVLFQPILDMKTDDVVGVEALVRGPANTPLEYPDALFQTARTSNQVLSLDRLCMKKILEASSQLNRGLKIFINIFPETFLDREKSNQDIFDSLSSLPQEIILELTGAHRSNDPLELFAELAPYKDRGFKVCIDAATAALDQGYRFLTELKPHYIKLNMVTFKGMLNDHQKQNSFSNLIGAIRQTGAEVICTKLESRSDSYLALKSGIRLGQGFLFARPSQIPANPEKIKR encoded by the coding sequence ATGGCCAACATACCTGCCAAGAATTTGGGGTCCGTCCATTTAATCGAGGATGATCCAGAACTTGTAGAGATTGTTACCCAGGCGCTTACTCAGGCGGGGTATACCTTAACCACCTCCTCTTCTTCTGAACAAGCTTTCACGGCTATTTTTAAATCTCCTCCAGATGTAGTGATCCTCGATATCAACTTGCCCGACTTGGACGGGTTTCATATCGCCCGTGAACTCAAGCGCAATCTGATGTTTCGCGATGTTCCTTTGATTGTCCTTTCCAACCGCATTGATTTTTTGGACAAGATGCGAAGCCTCGATATCATCATGGATGAATATTTAGTCAAGCCCATTGATGTCAATGATTTATTACTTCGAACCCAACTTGTTAAAGAACGGGCGCAGGCTCATTTGGATGCGAACCCACTCACGCGGTTGCCTGGAAATACGGCGATTGTGAAATCTCTCCAAATGCGGATCGGTTCAGGAAAACCCTATGCTGTGGGTTATGTGGACCTCAATAATTTTAAAGCCTTCAATGACAAATATGGGTTTTCAAATGGAGATGAGGTTCTTCGTTATACAGCGAAAACCATCGTGAATGTGGTTGAAAAGTTATCTCCGAATTTAAATTTCATTGGTCACGTGGGAGGAGACGATTTTGTTTTCATATGTGCCTATGAGAATGCCTCGGAGATATGCCAAAAAATGACGGATGAATTCGATAAAGGAGCTAAAAATTTTTACAGCGAAGAAGACCGCAAGAATGGATATGTGGTGGTTGAGGATCGGCGGGGAGTGGTCTCTCAAATCCCACTCGTGTCCATGTCCATTGGATTGGCTTCAGATGAGGGCGGGAAGTTTTCTAATTTGGGACAGATCAATCATTCTCTGACCCAATTGAAAAAATACGCGAAATCATTTCATGGAAGCGCTTACGTCAGAGATCGCCGGACCGCGAACGCTCCTTTGGCGGAATTTACATGGGGTCCCGGATCTGCGGCGGGGTCCCCCAAGGTCCTTGAACAAATCACCAGCGCCATTAGCGGTTTTTTGCCAGGGCAACTCACTGAAATCATTAAAACCGGAACCATCTCGGTTTTATTTCAACCCATCCTCGACATGAAAACAGATGATGTGGTTGGAGTGGAGGCGTTGGTGCGAGGGCCCGCAAACACGCCTCTTGAGTATCCCGATGCGCTTTTCCAAACAGCACGAACTTCCAATCAGGTTCTCAGTTTGGACCGCTTGTGTATGAAAAAAATTCTTGAAGCCTCCTCGCAGCTCAATCGTGGACTTAAAATTTTTATCAATATTTTCCCTGAAACTTTTCTTGATCGTGAAAAAAGCAATCAAGATATTTTTGACTCCTTGAGCTCCCTCCCACAAGAAATCATATTGGAGCTCACGGGGGCTCACCGTTCGAACGATCCATTGGAGTTGTTTGCCGAATTGGCTCCTTACAAAGACCGAGGTTTCAAGGTGTGTATTGATGCGGCCACTGCCGCTTTAGACCAGGGGTATCGGTTTTTGACAGAACTGAAACCCCACTACATCAAACTGAATATGGTGACTTTTAAAGGGATGCTCAATGATCATCAAAAACAAAACAGTTTTTCGAATTTGATCGGTGCTATTCGGCAAACGGGAGCGGAAGTGATTTGCACCAAACTGGAGTCCAGATCAGACAGTTATTTGGCTTTGAAATCCGGAATTCGTCTCGGTCAAGGTTTCTTGTTTGCGCGGCCTTCGCAAATTCCCGCCAATCCTGAAAAAATCAAGCGTTAA